The following proteins come from a genomic window of Carcharodon carcharias isolate sCarCar2 chromosome 10, sCarCar2.pri, whole genome shotgun sequence:
- the rpl23a gene encoding 60S ribosomal protein L23a — MAPKAKKEAVPAKTEAKSKALKAKKAILKGVHSHRQKKIRTTPTFRRPKTLRLRRQPKYPRKSAPRRNKLDHYAIIKFPLTTESAMKKIEDNNTLVFIVDIKANKHQIKQAVKKLYDIDVAKVNTLIRPDGEKKAYVRLAPDYDALDVANKIGII, encoded by the exons ATGGCTCCGAAGGCGAAGAAGGAAG CTGTCCCTGCCAAGACTGAGGCTAAGTCCAAGGCCTTGAAAGCAAAGAAGGCCATTTTGAAGGGGGTTCATAGTCACAGGCAGAAGAAAATTAGGACGACACCTACCTTCAGGAGACCAAAGACACTCAGACTGAGAAGGCAACCCAAGTACCCCAGAAAGAGTGCTCCCAGGAGGAACAA ATTGGACCATTATGCTATCATTAAGTTCCCTCTGACCACTGAGTCTGCTATGAAGAAAATCGAGGACAACAATACTTTGGTTTTCATTGTTGACATCAAGGCCAATAAACATCAGATAAAACAGGCTGTCAAGAAACTGTATGATATCGATGTAGCTAAAGTCAACACTCTTATCAG GCCCGACGGTGAGAAGAAAGCTTACGTCCGTCTGGCCCCAGACTATGATGCATTGGATGTTGCTAATAAG ATTGGCATCATCTAA